One segment of Rosa chinensis cultivar Old Blush chromosome 6, RchiOBHm-V2, whole genome shotgun sequence DNA contains the following:
- the LOC112170438 gene encoding uncharacterized protein LOC112170438, with translation MASDDPRASDAESEAPPSSSWKDRIVVPTLVAGIVGAGAGLVSKHRKVVGLPTSSATYAANFAIVTACYCGAREYVGITRKTGPDDLLNSAIAGFGSGAILGRLYGGPVAAVRYSILFTIAGTTLDYGTVKLRPVLKSYKESMLGSNDDSKKNDGWLKLPDWSPIKVLDEEALAAKQAREKQLYAQRGLGNFTKEES, from the exons ATGGCTTCCGACGACCCCAGAGCTTCAGACGCAGAATCAGAGGCTCCTCCATCCTCGTCTTGGAAGGACCGCATCGTCGTCCCCACACTCGTTGCCGGAATCGTTGGCGCCGGAGCTGGGTTGGTCTCCAAGCATCGGAAAGTCGTCGGCCTCCCAACCAGCTCCGCCACTTACGCTGCTAATTTCGCCATTGTCACAGCTTGTTACTGCG GGGCGCGTGAGTATGTAGGAATAACTAGAAAAACAGGGCCTGATGATCTGCTCAACTCTGCAATTGCCGGTTTTGGCAGTGGGGCTATTCTTGGGCGGCTTTACG GTGGTCCAGTTGCTGCTGTCCGCTACTCAATACTCTTTACTATTGCTGGGACAACATTGGACTATGGTACAGTTAAACTACGACCTGTCTTGAAGAGCTACAAAGAATCTATGCTTGGGAGTAATGATGATTCAAAGAAGAATGATGGCTGGCTGAAACTGCCTGACTGGTCCCCTATCAAAGTACTTGATGAAGAAGCCCTTGCTGCAAAGCAGGCTCGAGAAAAGCAGTTATATGCACAGAGGGGACTTGGGAACTTCACCAAAGAAGAGTCTTAA